A stretch of Deltaproteobacteria bacterium DNA encodes these proteins:
- a CDS encoding chemotaxis protein CheW: MNAEMKQTEGGRSEQISGGKFLSFQLFGEEYAVEVLRVREIIGIIDITPVPQTPDFVKGVINLRGKVIPVIDLRLRFGLKETSYTEETCIIVVDVKNVLMGVIIDTVLEVLDIKSDDIDPAPSFGVKVRTDYIYGMCKTGKKAKILLDIERVLSAEELHMVEELSGSAGN; encoded by the coding sequence ATGAACGCGGAGATGAAACAGACGGAGGGAGGACGCTCGGAGCAGATAAGCGGAGGCAAGTTCCTAAGCTTCCAGCTTTTCGGCGAAGAGTACGCGGTCGAGGTCTTGAGGGTGCGCGAGATAATCGGCATCATCGACATCACGCCCGTGCCTCAGACCCCGGATTTCGTAAAGGGGGTCATCAATCTAAGGGGCAAGGTAATACCGGTAATAGACTTAAGGCTACGGTTTGGCCTTAAGGAGACGAGCTACACAGAAGAAACGTGCATCATAGTCGTGGATGTGAAGAACGTGCTGATGGGCGTTATCATCGACACCGTGCTCGAAGTGCTCGACATCAAGAGCGACGACATAGACCCGGCGCCGAGCTTTGGCGTGAAGGTCAGGACCGATTATATCTACGGCATGTGCAAGACCGGCAAAAAGGCGAAAATCCTTCTCGATATAGAGAGGGTGCTCTCTGCCGAGGAACTCCATATGGTCGAGGAGCTTTCCGGAAGCGCTGGCAACTAA